ATTTCTGCCCCATAGCCAAATTCAAATCCATCAGTAAAACGCGTTGAAGCATTATGATAAACAGCCGCAGCGTCCACTTTTGTTAAAAAGACATCTGCATTTTCATTATTCTCGGTGATGATGGCTTCTGAATGTTTTGTTCCATATTGATTAATATGCTTGATAGCCTCTTCAACACTATCAACAACCTTCATGCTAACTTTTAGCGCTAAATATTCTGTGTGCCAGTCTTCTTCGGTCGCATGCTTTGCTGCTTGAAAAGTTTGACAAACCTTTTCATCACCGAATACTTCAACACCATAGTCATCAAGCGTTTTTAATAGTTTTTCCCCATTTTCAGCAAACCATTTTTCATGAATTAAAATGGTTTCAATCGCATTGCATACGGATGGACGCTGTGTTTTGCCATTTATAGCGATTTGCTCTGCCATTTCAAAATTAGCAGTTTCATCAATAAAAATATGACAATTTCCTGCACCAGTTTCCAAAACTGGTACGGAAGCTTCACGAACAACTGTATCAATTAGGTTTTTTCCACCTCGAGGGATCAGTACATCCAAATACTCGTTGAGATGGAATAATTCATTTGCAGTTTCGTGACTCGTATCTTCTATTAATTGCACCGCGGTTAATGGTAGATCAGTTTGTGCCAAGGCACGATGGATTGATTGAACTAAAGCCATATTTGAAAAACGAGCCGAAGAGCTTCCGCGTAGGATGACCGCATTGCCAGTTTTTAAAGACAAGGTTGCTGCATCAATGGTTACATTGGGTCTTGCCTCGTATATCATCCCTATGACGCCAATTGGAACTCTTCGTTTCTTAATGACAAGCCCATTATCTTTCTGAATACTTTCAAGTGTTTCCCCAATTGGATCTTTAAGCTCTATTAGCAAGCCAATTGCCTCTGCCATATCCTTGATGCGTTTTTCGTTTAATAAGATTCTGTCTAGAATCGATTCATTAAAACCTTTCAATTTTCCTTGCTCTATATCTTTTTTGTTTTCAGCAATAATCGTTTCTTGGTCCTTCAAGAGCTGCTCAGCAATTTTTGCTAACGCATTGTTTTTTTGTGCAGTCGACACCCCGATTAAGGCAAAGCTCGCCTTTTTGGCTAATGCTCCTTTTTCTTTCACTTCACTCATTTTTTTCTCCCCCTTTACACTTTTACCCATTTATCACGATGAATGACAGCAATTGCTGCAGTTGTTGTAAGCTCGTCTGTCCGCTTGCCTTTGATTTTGTTTAAATCAGCTGAAGAATATAAAACTTCTCCCTTACCCAGTAACCCAGATGAACCATACACTTCCACGACTTCACCTTTTTCAAATGAACCTTCAACTTTATAGATGCCGGCAGGTAATAGACTTTTACCATTAAATAAAAGTGCTTCCTCTGCCCCTTGATCCACATGAATTTTACCAGAAATCTCAGAATGTAAGGCAATCCATTGTTTATTATTCGTTACGGTCGGTAGTGCATCACCACCGATATAAGTCCCATCGCCTTTGCCTTCTAAAATCTCAAGTAATTTCATCCTTCCTTTTCCATGACCAATAAACACTCGAACACCTAATAATAAAGCCGTTTTGGCAGCGATGAGCTTTGATAGCATCCCACCTGTTCCAACATTCGAGCCTGCTCCTTCGGCAACATTCAGCATTTCGTCTGTCACGACATGAAGAAAATCCAACTTCTTCGCATCAGGATTGGTTCTAGGATTCGCATCATATAAACCATTTATATCCGTCAAAATAATGAGCTGTTCTGCATGAACAAGACCACTTACTAATGCAGAAAGCATATCATTATCACCAAATGTCAGCTCTTCAACGGAAACCGTATCATTTTCATTAATAATCGGGAGAATCCCTCTTTCTAGTAACTCTGTCAAAGTTGAATAAGCATTTCGATATCGGTCTTTCTTTGAGAAATCCTTTCTCGTAAGTAAAATTTGCGCGGGAACGATATTAAATTTGCCGAGTTGCTCCATGTAGGATTGGATTAATAGGCTTTGCCCAACTGCAGCAGCAGCTTGTTTCCCTTTTAAAGTGACAGGTCTTGAAGGATAGCCGAGACGTTTAAATCCAGCTGCCACAGCACCTGAAGAGACTAGCACTACCTCGTGTCCTTCTGAGCGAAGTGC
The DNA window shown above is from Bacillus sp. T3 and carries:
- a CDS encoding glutamate-5-semialdehyde dehydrogenase, producing MSEVKEKGALAKKASFALIGVSTAQKNNALAKIAEQLLKDQETIIAENKKDIEQGKLKGFNESILDRILLNEKRIKDMAEAIGLLIELKDPIGETLESIQKDNGLVIKKRRVPIGVIGMIYEARPNVTIDAATLSLKTGNAVILRGSSSARFSNMALVQSIHRALAQTDLPLTAVQLIEDTSHETANELFHLNEYLDVLIPRGGKNLIDTVVREASVPVLETGAGNCHIFIDETANFEMAEQIAINGKTQRPSVCNAIETILIHEKWFAENGEKLLKTLDDYGVEVFGDEKVCQTFQAAKHATEEDWHTEYLALKVSMKVVDSVEEAIKHINQYGTKHSEAIITENNENADVFLTKVDAAAVYHNASTRFTDGFEFGYGAEIGISTQKLHARGPMGLPALTSSKFYIYGNGQIRG
- the proB gene encoding glutamate 5-kinase encodes the protein MEKKRVVVKIGSSSLTNSKGEIDYEKFTDHIEAIAALRSEGHEVVLVSSGAVAAGFKRLGYPSRPVTLKGKQAAAAVGQSLLIQSYMEQLGKFNIVPAQILLTRKDFSKKDRYRNAYSTLTELLERGILPIINENDTVSVEELTFGDNDMLSALVSGLVHAEQLIILTDINGLYDANPRTNPDAKKLDFLHVVTDEMLNVAEGAGSNVGTGGMLSKLIAAKTALLLGVRVFIGHGKGRMKLLEILEGKGDGTYIGGDALPTVTNNKQWIALHSEISGKIHVDQGAEEALLFNGKSLLPAGIYKVEGSFEKGEVVEVYGSSGLLGKGEVLYSSADLNKIKGKRTDELTTTAAIAVIHRDKWVKV